One Alkalicoccus halolimnae DNA segment encodes these proteins:
- a CDS encoding phytoene desaturase family protein, translating into MGTGKEKAVVIGAGLGGLSAAMRLAGDGFEVTILEKNENIGGKLNQRSGKGFTFDTGPSILTMPWVLEQLFNSVHRNIEDYMDIIRIEPQWRTFFEDGTSINVLSDIPGMLDEMRKVKPDPGASFMKFLSYSQDMYELCMKSFYKTSISDLKDLRQQHTIKELMSMDPFHTVADSTKKHFDNKYLEQMFNYFVMYVGSNPYQSPAILNQLIYVQLGLGIHYVKGGMYNIARGMKAVLDELRVEVKTEQPVAHIYIEEEKAQGVVTENGDFYPADVVVSNLEAIPAYKSLLPNNGKTKKEIKTLTKKYSPTVSGTVLLLGTNRKFPQLDHHNFFFSEDPEREFKQIFEKGVPADDPTIYIGVSSKTDPSQAPEGKENLFVLTHVPPKTLMKKKADWDDYREIVLDKLERMGLTGLRESIEFEYEFTPDTIEELYGSNGGSIYGIAADKSTNGGFKIPARSQVYKNLYFSGGSTHPGGGVPMVTLSGQLTADLIKEDRSAVKAK; encoded by the coding sequence ATGGGAACAGGAAAAGAAAAAGCAGTAGTCATCGGGGCAGGACTCGGCGGTCTTTCCGCTGCGATGCGTCTTGCAGGTGATGGATTTGAAGTAACTATTCTTGAAAAAAATGAAAACATCGGCGGAAAGCTCAATCAGCGGAGTGGAAAAGGTTTCACATTTGATACGGGACCTTCGATTTTAACGATGCCGTGGGTTCTCGAGCAGCTATTTAACAGCGTCCACCGCAACATTGAGGATTATATGGATATTATCCGCATCGAGCCCCAGTGGCGGACGTTTTTTGAAGATGGAACGTCTATTAACGTTCTTTCCGACATCCCAGGGATGCTGGATGAAATGCGGAAAGTAAAACCAGATCCCGGGGCTTCTTTCATGAAATTCTTATCCTATTCCCAGGATATGTACGAGCTTTGTATGAAAAGTTTCTATAAAACGAGTATCAGCGATTTAAAAGACCTGCGCCAGCAGCATACGATTAAAGAACTGATGTCCATGGATCCTTTCCATACCGTCGCAGACAGTACTAAAAAGCACTTCGACAACAAATATCTGGAACAGATGTTTAATTATTTCGTCATGTATGTCGGATCCAATCCTTACCAGTCTCCTGCTATTTTAAACCAGCTTATCTACGTCCAGCTCGGTCTCGGGATTCATTATGTTAAAGGCGGGATGTACAACATCGCCCGCGGTATGAAAGCGGTACTCGATGAACTTCGTGTCGAAGTGAAAACCGAACAGCCAGTGGCACACATATATATTGAAGAGGAAAAAGCTCAGGGAGTCGTAACAGAAAACGGTGATTTTTATCCTGCCGATGTTGTCGTATCCAACCTGGAAGCTATTCCTGCTTACAAATCCCTGCTTCCGAATAACGGAAAGACGAAAAAAGAAATTAAAACACTGACTAAAAAATACAGCCCGACCGTTTCCGGCACTGTCCTGCTGCTCGGTACAAACCGAAAATTCCCACAGCTGGACCATCATAACTTCTTTTTCTCCGAAGATCCGGAGCGGGAGTTTAAACAAATTTTCGAAAAAGGAGTGCCGGCAGATGATCCGACGATTTATATTGGGGTTTCTTCTAAAACCGATCCTTCGCAAGCTCCGGAAGGGAAGGAAAACCTCTTCGTTCTCACCCACGTCCCACCGAAGACGCTGATGAAGAAAAAAGCGGACTGGGATGACTATCGGGAGATCGTCCTGGATAAACTTGAGAGAATGGGACTTACAGGTCTGCGTGAATCCATTGAATTTGAATACGAATTTACTCCGGATACTATAGAAGAACTTTACGGATCAAACGGAGGTTCTATCTACGGAATTGCTGCTGATAAGTCCACAAACGGAGGATTTAAGATCCCTGCCAGAAGCCAGGTGTATAAAAACCTCTATTTCAGCGGAGGATCCACCCACCCTGGGGGAGGCGTTCCGATGGTCACTCTTTCCGGCCAGCTCACAGCCGACTTAATTAAAGAAGACCGCAGCGCAGTAAAAGCAAAATAA
- the hisIE gene encoding bifunctional phosphoribosyl-AMP cyclohydrolase/phosphoribosyl-ATP diphosphatase HisIE, with the protein MIKVDELTFDERGLIPAVVQDQSTKEVLTLAYMNEESLHKTMETKETWFYSRSRQELWHKGATSGNTQQVSEIRFDCDQDALVILTVPQGPACHTGEQSCFYRTLWQDGEGAPEDLRFAIIEELESLLADREKERPKGSYTTYLFDEGVDKILKKVGEEASEVIIAAKNRNKQELTWESADLIYHWLVLLQEQKLPLDDVLARLADRHSGKKNI; encoded by the coding sequence ATGATAAAAGTGGATGAACTGACATTTGACGAGCGGGGGCTCATTCCCGCCGTCGTGCAGGACCAATCGACGAAAGAAGTATTGACACTTGCATACATGAACGAAGAATCGCTGCATAAAACGATGGAAACGAAGGAAACCTGGTTTTACAGCCGTTCGAGACAGGAACTCTGGCATAAAGGTGCGACGTCGGGGAACACCCAGCAGGTGTCGGAAATTCGTTTCGACTGCGACCAGGATGCATTGGTCATCCTTACAGTTCCTCAAGGCCCGGCCTGTCATACAGGAGAGCAGAGTTGTTTTTACCGGACGCTCTGGCAGGACGGGGAAGGAGCACCGGAGGATTTACGATTCGCGATTATTGAAGAGCTCGAAAGCCTGCTTGCAGACCGGGAAAAGGAACGTCCCAAAGGTTCTTATACTACCTACCTGTTTGACGAGGGAGTAGATAAGATTTTAAAGAAAGTAGGAGAGGAAGCTTCCGAAGTAATTATTGCAGCGAAAAACCGGAATAAACAGGAGCTGACGTGGGAAAGTGCAGATCTGATTTACCACTGGCTCGTCCTGCTTCAGGAACAGAAGCTGCCGCTCGATGATGTGCTGGCACGTCTTGCCGATCGTCACAGCGGAAAAAAGAACATCTAA
- the hisF gene encoding imidazole glycerol phosphate synthase subunit HisF translates to MLTKRIIPCLDVKEGRVVKGVQFVNLRDAGDPVELAAFYDEQGADELVFLDISASHEGRETMVDVVEEVAGRLAIPFTVGGGINSLEDMKRILRAGADKVSLNTAAVLRPELIGEGAAFFGTQCIVTAVDAKWDDALQSWRVYTHGGRKTTDWEVIAWVKEAVRQGAGEILLTSMDEDGEKKGFDEKLTKAVSEAVSVPVIASGGAGNKEHFETVFNQGKADAALAASIFHYRETSVAEVKAYLKEKGISIR, encoded by the coding sequence ATGCTGACAAAACGGATTATTCCATGTCTCGATGTAAAAGAAGGGCGCGTTGTCAAGGGTGTGCAGTTTGTCAACCTGCGCGATGCAGGAGACCCGGTGGAACTGGCTGCTTTCTATGACGAACAGGGGGCTGATGAGCTCGTATTCCTTGATATTTCCGCGTCTCACGAAGGAAGAGAAACGATGGTCGACGTTGTGGAGGAAGTGGCCGGCAGACTGGCAATTCCTTTCACGGTTGGCGGAGGGATAAACTCCCTGGAAGATATGAAACGGATTTTAAGAGCCGGTGCAGATAAAGTCTCATTAAACACGGCAGCTGTACTGCGGCCGGAACTGATTGGAGAAGGAGCAGCTTTCTTTGGCACCCAGTGTATTGTCACAGCGGTTGATGCAAAGTGGGATGATGCTCTGCAGTCGTGGCGCGTTTATACCCACGGCGGCCGCAAAACGACAGACTGGGAAGTCATCGCCTGGGTAAAAGAAGCGGTAAGGCAGGGGGCAGGAGAGATTCTGCTTACAAGTATGGATGAAGACGGAGAGAAAAAAGGGTTTGATGAAAAGCTTACTAAAGCAGTGAGCGAAGCCGTTTCTGTACCCGTAATTGCTTCAGGCGGAGCAGGGAATAAAGAACATTTTGAAACTGTCTTTAATCAAGGAAAAGCGGATGCCGCCCTTGCTGCTTCGATTTTTCATTACCGGGAAACATCTGTGGCAGAAGTGAAAGCCTACTTAAAAGAAAAGGGGATCTCTATCCGATGA
- the hisA gene encoding 1-(5-phosphoribosyl)-5-[(5-phosphoribosylamino)methylideneamino]imidazole-4-carboxamide isomerase, with amino-acid sequence MTDFTIYPAIDMRGGKCVRLLQGDYNKETIYGDSPFEMAELFAEKGASWIHMVDLDGAKEGKPVNHEYAVRAAKELGADVQVGGGIRTPEAAATYLEAGVSRIILGSSAISDPDFVRRMLKTYGGKRIAIGIDARDGFVATHGWLQTSEVRAEELGQELAEAGAETFIMTDISRDGMMSGPNVQAIAELGRATGKQVIASGGVSSMEDLRELATFKHDGISGAIIGKALYTEKIDLEQALREVEK; translated from the coding sequence TTGACTGATTTTACGATTTATCCGGCGATTGACATGCGCGGAGGAAAATGTGTCCGGCTTCTTCAGGGAGATTACAATAAGGAAACGATATACGGAGATTCCCCGTTCGAAATGGCAGAGTTGTTTGCGGAAAAAGGAGCATCCTGGATTCATATGGTGGACCTTGATGGTGCCAAGGAGGGGAAACCTGTGAACCACGAATATGCGGTCCGTGCGGCGAAGGAACTCGGTGCGGACGTGCAGGTAGGCGGAGGGATCCGAACTCCGGAAGCAGCAGCGACCTATCTGGAAGCCGGTGTTTCCCGGATTATTCTCGGAAGCTCAGCGATTTCCGACCCTGACTTTGTCCGCAGGATGCTGAAGACCTATGGGGGAAAAAGAATAGCGATCGGCATTGACGCCCGCGATGGGTTTGTAGCAACGCACGGGTGGCTGCAGACATCCGAAGTCCGTGCCGAAGAACTGGGCCAGGAGCTTGCAGAAGCAGGGGCTGAAACGTTTATCATGACGGATATTTCACGTGACGGGATGATGAGCGGTCCGAACGTGCAGGCGATTGCCGAACTGGGACGTGCCACTGGAAAACAGGTTATCGCTTCGGGAGGCGTCAGCAGCATGGAAGATCTGCGGGAACTTGCTACCTTCAAACATGACGGCATTTCAGGGGCAATTATCGGTAAAGCACTGTATACAGAAAAAATCGACCTCGAACAAGCTCTCCGGGAGGTGGAGAAATAG
- the hisH gene encoding imidazole glycerol phosphate synthase subunit HisH, producing MIGIIDYGMGNLHSVTKALERLGHTPFLSEHAEELAKADMLILPGVGSFKDGMAELEKRGLDTFIKQWAGDGNPLLGICLGMQLLFDESEENGRTPGLSLLRGKVVHFPRGDFKVPHMGWNKLVFHQPQHPVLYQVEEGHVYFVHSYFVKAATDILVASADYAHETVAAVVAQNSVWGTQFHPEKSSFVGMSMLKNFVEQKGGVRVD from the coding sequence ATGATTGGAATTATCGACTACGGAATGGGCAATCTTCACAGCGTAACAAAAGCATTGGAACGCCTCGGTCACACACCTTTTCTTTCGGAGCACGCCGAGGAGCTTGCAAAAGCGGATATGCTTATTCTCCCTGGTGTTGGATCATTTAAGGACGGTATGGCGGAACTGGAAAAGCGCGGCCTGGACACGTTTATTAAGCAGTGGGCAGGAGATGGAAATCCGCTTCTCGGCATCTGCCTTGGAATGCAGCTTTTGTTTGATGAAAGCGAAGAAAATGGACGAACTCCGGGACTTTCCCTCCTTCGAGGAAAAGTGGTCCATTTCCCGCGCGGTGATTTTAAAGTGCCGCACATGGGCTGGAACAAGCTTGTCTTTCATCAGCCGCAGCATCCTGTTCTTTACCAGGTAGAGGAGGGGCACGTTTATTTTGTCCACTCTTACTTTGTTAAAGCAGCAACAGATATTCTCGTGGCTTCAGCCGACTATGCTCATGAGACCGTTGCAGCGGTTGTAGCTCAAAACTCCGTCTGGGGCACGCAGTTTCATCCGGAGAAGAGCAGTTTTGTCGGGATGAGTATGCTTAAAAATTTTGTTGAACAAAAAGGAGGCGTACGCGTTGACTGA
- the hisB gene encoding imidazoleglycerol-phosphate dehydratase HisB: MEKRQAAKIRETKETQIDLTFNIDGEGDADLTTNVPFMSHMLDLFTKHGLFDMQLHAKGDIEIDDHHATEDIGIVLGSALLDALGDKQGIRRYGSAFVPMDDALAHVVIDLSNRPHFELRGDIPHRKLGTFDTELVEEFLWKFALEARMNLHVNVHYGTNAHHIIEAVFKALGRALDEATQVDPRVKGIPSTKGSLS, encoded by the coding sequence ATGGAAAAACGACAGGCAGCTAAAATTCGCGAAACAAAAGAAACACAGATTGACTTGACGTTTAATATCGACGGGGAGGGCGACGCGGATTTAACGACGAACGTGCCGTTTATGTCCCATATGCTCGACCTTTTTACGAAGCACGGTCTTTTTGACATGCAGCTTCATGCAAAAGGGGATATTGAAATTGATGACCATCATGCTACGGAAGATATCGGAATTGTCCTCGGCAGCGCCCTGCTGGATGCACTCGGAGATAAGCAGGGGATCCGACGTTACGGTTCGGCCTTTGTGCCGATGGACGATGCGCTGGCTCACGTAGTGATAGATCTGAGCAACAGGCCGCACTTTGAACTCCGGGGGGACATTCCGCACCGGAAACTGGGCACATTTGATACGGAACTCGTCGAAGAATTTTTGTGGAAATTCGCCCTTGAAGCCCGCATGAATCTGCATGTGAATGTACATTACGGCACGAACGCCCACCACATTATCGAAGCGGTGTTTAAGGCGCTCGGCCGTGCCCTCGATGAAGCAACCCAAGTTGATCCGCGTGTGAAAGGGATCCCTTCTACGAAAGGAAGTTTGTCATGA
- the hisD gene encoding histidinol dehydrogenase, giving the protein MNIVSLEETPSLKRSIDQGTGTQREAVTGILQQVKERGDEAVQEYTQQFDKVTIADPRVTEEELSEAEAAVGEETRTVIREAIENIRDFHERQRQETWITTKEDGTILGQKITPLDAAGVYVPGGRAAYPSSIIMNVIPAQVAGVERIVMVSPPQENGKLEDIVLFTAKELGVKEIYKIGGAQAVAALTYGTKTIDPVDKITGPGNIFVALAKQLVYGTVDIDMIAGPSEVVVLADESGHGDYIAADLLSQAEHDPMSSAILVTTSRELAEETAVEVKEQLQTLPKKEIAEAAIRDHSTIYVADTLAQAIAAVNELAPEHLELHTAKPWDIVSKIKHAGAIFLGENSSEPIGDYFAGPNHVLPTNGTARFSSPLNVEDFTKKSSIISYSEQALRENGGKIAAFARLENLEAHARAIDIRLEKGAGHGKTTGS; this is encoded by the coding sequence ATGAATATAGTCTCCCTTGAAGAAACGCCATCCCTTAAACGATCTATTGACCAGGGTACCGGCACCCAGCGAGAGGCTGTAACCGGAATCCTTCAGCAGGTAAAAGAACGAGGAGACGAAGCGGTGCAGGAATACACGCAGCAATTTGATAAAGTAACGATTGCCGATCCCCGCGTAACAGAAGAAGAATTGAGCGAAGCGGAAGCCGCTGTCGGGGAGGAAACCCGCACGGTGATAAGAGAAGCAATTGAAAATATCCGTGATTTTCATGAGCGGCAGCGTCAGGAAACGTGGATTACAACAAAAGAAGATGGCACTATTCTCGGCCAGAAAATAACTCCTCTCGATGCGGCAGGTGTCTACGTACCGGGAGGACGTGCGGCCTATCCATCTTCGATAATAATGAATGTCATTCCCGCTCAGGTAGCAGGAGTGGAGCGTATTGTGATGGTTTCCCCGCCACAGGAAAACGGAAAGCTGGAAGACATCGTTTTGTTTACTGCAAAAGAACTGGGCGTAAAAGAAATTTATAAAATCGGAGGCGCTCAGGCAGTCGCCGCGCTTACTTACGGGACGAAAACGATCGATCCGGTTGATAAAATTACGGGACCGGGCAATATTTTTGTGGCGCTTGCCAAGCAGCTTGTTTACGGTACCGTCGACATTGACATGATTGCCGGACCGAGTGAAGTCGTCGTTCTGGCGGATGAGTCGGGGCATGGAGATTATATTGCTGCCGATCTGCTCAGCCAGGCGGAACACGATCCGATGTCCTCTGCGATTCTCGTCACGACGAGCCGGGAACTGGCAGAGGAAACGGCAGTAGAAGTAAAGGAGCAGCTTCAAACACTTCCTAAAAAGGAAATTGCCGAAGCTGCTATCCGTGATCACAGTACGATCTATGTGGCGGACACGCTGGCTCAGGCAATTGCGGCAGTTAATGAACTCGCTCCGGAACATTTGGAGCTTCATACAGCAAAGCCGTGGGATATTGTAAGCAAAATTAAACACGCAGGAGCGATCTTCCTCGGAGAAAACAGCTCGGAACCGATTGGTGATTATTTTGCCGGACCGAACCACGTTCTGCCGACAAATGGAACGGCCCGCTTTTCCAGTCCGTTGAATGTGGAGGATTTCACAAAAAAATCGAGTATAATTTCTTACAGTGAGCAAGCGCTGCGTGAAAACGGCGGAAAAATTGCGGCATTTGCACGCCTGGAAAATCTGGAAGCCCACGCCCGCGCGATCGATATCCGTTTGGAGAAAGGAGCAGGACATGGAAAAACGACAGGCAGCTAA
- the hisG gene encoding ATP phosphoribosyltransferase, giving the protein MSANLLTVAMPKGRIFEEALELLRRAGYDLPADFDDSRRLIIEVPESGMRFILAKPMDVPTYVDHGVADVGVAGKDVMIEEERDVYEVLDLKISACYMAVAALPTYDPGKDVAPKIASKYPKLTSDYFREQGEQVEIIKLNGSIELAPIVGLADRIVDIVSTGQTLKENGLVELETMIPITSRFIVNPVSYRTKAAQIDDMVDRLAEVVGKGETV; this is encoded by the coding sequence ATGAGCGCGAATTTATTAACAGTAGCCATGCCAAAAGGTCGCATATTTGAAGAGGCACTCGAACTGCTGCGCCGGGCAGGATACGACCTGCCTGCGGATTTTGACGATTCCCGCAGGCTTATCATTGAGGTGCCGGAATCAGGAATGAGATTTATACTTGCCAAACCGATGGATGTCCCGACCTATGTCGATCACGGCGTCGCAGATGTCGGTGTCGCAGGTAAAGACGTAATGATCGAAGAAGAGCGGGACGTATACGAAGTGCTCGATTTGAAAATCAGCGCCTGCTATATGGCTGTAGCCGCGCTGCCTACGTATGATCCCGGTAAAGATGTGGCTCCGAAAATTGCCTCTAAATATCCCAAGCTGACTTCTGATTATTTTCGGGAGCAGGGGGAGCAGGTGGAGATTATTAAACTGAACGGATCCATTGAGCTTGCCCCGATTGTTGGTCTTGCCGATCGTATCGTCGATATTGTGTCGACGGGGCAGACGCTTAAGGAAAACGGTCTTGTCGAATTGGAAACAATGATTCCGATCACGTCCCGTTTTATCGTAAATCCAGTAAGTTACCGCACGAAAGCTGCGCAGATCGATGATATGGTCGACCGTCTTGCCGAGGTAGTCGGGAAGGGGGAAACGGTATGA
- a CDS encoding ATP phosphoribosyltransferase regulatory subunit, whose translation MPKLFMFEKPQGMRDTLPELYHLKSRVKQSVSKEVQQWGYEPVETPTVEFNETVGTASAILDQQLFKLLDQQGNTLVLRPDMTAPIARIAASTMKGAERPLRLTYDAPVFRAQQYEGGRPAEFEQVGVELIGDESSSADAEVISLMISSLKQAEVRSYQVAVGHVGFVNALLNEVLGNESRAQEFRRYLYEKNYVGFRKAVDELPLSSLDKRRLYELLRLKGGAEVVENAKTLTESDEGKAALAQLEQLLDILNDYGINEDVMIDLNLVMHMSYYTGTVFEAYSEGLGYPLGGGGRYDQLLSKFHHPEPATGFGLRVDRLTEALGVSKQRITSDICLIFSGERRKEAMEQARTLRSEGQTVVIQEITGIKNVDAYSAQFQEVRYFIGSNGNGGTSS comes from the coding sequence ATGCCAAAGTTATTTATGTTTGAAAAACCGCAGGGAATGCGGGATACACTGCCGGAACTGTACCACCTGAAAAGCCGGGTAAAACAGTCCGTTTCGAAGGAAGTCCAGCAGTGGGGGTACGAACCGGTGGAAACTCCGACGGTAGAATTTAATGAGACAGTCGGGACAGCTTCCGCTATACTCGATCAACAGTTATTTAAACTGCTCGACCAGCAGGGGAACACGCTCGTCCTGCGGCCGGATATGACAGCTCCTATCGCTCGTATTGCTGCTTCTACGATGAAAGGAGCCGAACGTCCGCTCCGCCTGACTTATGATGCGCCGGTTTTCCGTGCCCAGCAGTATGAAGGAGGCCGTCCTGCGGAGTTTGAACAGGTTGGAGTCGAACTGATCGGTGATGAATCGTCTAGTGCGGATGCGGAAGTTATTTCATTAATGATTTCTTCACTTAAACAGGCAGAGGTGCGTTCCTACCAGGTAGCAGTCGGCCATGTCGGCTTTGTTAATGCGCTCCTGAATGAAGTGCTTGGAAACGAATCGAGAGCCCAGGAATTCAGAAGATATCTCTATGAGAAAAACTACGTCGGTTTCCGAAAAGCAGTGGATGAACTGCCGTTATCTTCTCTTGATAAAAGACGCCTTTACGAACTGCTCCGTCTGAAGGGCGGGGCCGAAGTAGTGGAAAACGCAAAAACGCTCACGGAGTCGGACGAAGGAAAAGCAGCTCTTGCTCAGCTGGAACAGCTGCTCGATATCCTTAATGACTATGGAATAAATGAAGATGTAATGATTGATTTAAACCTCGTTATGCATATGAGTTATTATACAGGTACTGTATTTGAAGCTTACAGCGAAGGACTTGGATATCCTCTCGGAGGCGGAGGCCGCTATGATCAGCTGCTCTCGAAATTCCATCACCCGGAGCCTGCTACAGGATTCGGCCTCCGCGTTGACCGGCTGACAGAAGCACTTGGTGTTTCCAAACAGCGGATCACTTCTGATATATGCCTCATATTCAGTGGGGAGCGCCGCAAAGAAGCAATGGAACAGGCACGGACTCTCCGCAGTGAAGGACAGACCGTAGTTATTCAGGAAATTACCGGAATTAAAAATGTCGATGCTTATTCTGCCCAGTTTCAGGAAGTCAGGTATTTCATCGGCTCGAATGGAAATGGAGGGACCTCATCATGA
- a CDS encoding acyltransferase produces the protein MARRTERYQVTEANSLWQVYKTVPFLKVVKNFLVIQIARYMPFLGLKNKLYRTFLRSKIGDQAAVALMVMFDVMFPERITIGKNSVIGYNTTILAHEYLIDEYRLGDVIIGDNVMIGANTTILPGVTIGDGAVVSAATLVHKDVAPGTFVGGNPMQVIRLNNEPAAID, from the coding sequence ATGGCGCGCAGAACCGAACGATATCAGGTCACAGAAGCCAATTCACTTTGGCAGGTCTATAAAACAGTGCCGTTTCTAAAAGTTGTCAAAAACTTTCTCGTCATTCAGATTGCACGGTATATGCCTTTTTTAGGTTTGAAAAATAAGTTGTACCGCACGTTTTTACGCTCGAAAATAGGCGACCAGGCGGCCGTTGCCCTGATGGTTATGTTTGATGTCATGTTCCCGGAACGAATTACAATCGGTAAAAATTCGGTGATAGGCTACAATACGACGATACTTGCCCATGAGTATCTTATTGACGAATACCGTCTGGGCGATGTGATTATCGGAGATAACGTGATGATCGGAGCGAATACAACGATTCTTCCAGGCGTAACTATCGGCGACGGAGCGGTCGTTTCTGCGGCCACGCTCGTTCATAAAGATGTTGCTCCCGGTACATTTGTCGGAGGCAACCCGATGCAGGTAATCCGACTGAATAATGAGCCAGCAGCTATCGATTAG
- the ppaX gene encoding pyrophosphatase PpaX has protein sequence MNEKIDTILFDLDGTLINTIDLIVASFEHTLDHYFPETYTRKDIAGFIGPPLSETFERMNPDYASEMIDKYREFNHAKHDELVSEYTGVLETLEQLYDQKYAMAVVTTKRRDTALKGIQLMNMEKYFPVVISLDEITKPKPDPEPLQMALEQLGKNPHQAIMVGDSEHDILAGKNTGTLSAGVSWSIKGKSHLQTFEPDVMLEEMPDLLRFINQTENLR, from the coding sequence ATGAACGAAAAAATTGACACTATCTTATTTGACCTTGATGGAACGCTTATTAATACAATTGACCTGATCGTTGCTTCTTTTGAACATACGCTGGATCACTACTTTCCGGAAACGTATACGAGAAAGGATATAGCAGGTTTTATCGGTCCTCCTCTTTCCGAAACGTTTGAACGGATGAACCCCGATTACGCATCAGAAATGATCGACAAGTACCGGGAATTCAATCACGCTAAGCATGATGAACTCGTTTCGGAATATACAGGAGTGCTGGAAACGCTGGAGCAGCTTTATGACCAGAAATATGCAATGGCTGTAGTGACAACGAAAAGGCGGGATACAGCACTCAAAGGTATCCAGCTGATGAATATGGAAAAATATTTTCCTGTTGTCATTTCACTTGATGAAATAACAAAACCGAAGCCCGATCCTGAGCCTTTGCAGATGGCGCTGGAACAGCTCGGGAAGAATCCGCACCAGGCGATTATGGTCGGAGACAGTGAACACGACATTCTGGCCGGGAAAAATACCGGTACGTTGTCTGCCGGAGTTTCCTGGTCTATCAAAGGGAAGTCTCATCTGCAGACTTTTGAGCCGGACGTGATGCTTGAGGAGATGCCGGACCTGCTTCGTTTTATTAACCAAACAGAAAATCTTCGTTAA
- a CDS encoding nucleoside recognition domain-containing protein, whose product MQTLKTGLINGLMTTWKLGKIIFPITLIVTMLSQTVVMEWLIRLLSPMMGWIGLPGEAAIPLVLGNILNLYAAIGAMLTMDLTVKEVFILAVMLSFSHNLFVESAVAKQVGLRISVVLLVRIGLALFSAWIIHLVWQGGAERASYGFVPAGPSEVEGLMPIVLYGIESAVIGILQLAAIVIPIMIFVQVMKDMKWLPVFSRWMTPFTKVLGVRSNTSTTLAAGLLFGLAYGAGVMIQAAREDGVSKKDLYLVFIFLVACHAVIEDTLIFAPLGIPLWPLLLVRLVTAVLLTAAVAFVWNRAEKKTEDEKEYEEAEAASDR is encoded by the coding sequence TTGCAGACGTTGAAAACCGGCTTAATAAATGGACTTATGACGACGTGGAAACTGGGGAAAATTATTTTTCCGATTACGCTTATCGTTACCATGCTCAGTCAGACAGTTGTGATGGAATGGCTGATACGTCTTCTTTCCCCGATGATGGGGTGGATCGGTCTGCCGGGCGAAGCAGCTATCCCTCTTGTTCTAGGAAATATACTGAACCTTTACGCGGCTATTGGGGCTATGCTTACGATGGATTTAACCGTGAAAGAAGTATTTATTCTCGCGGTGATGCTTTCCTTCTCCCACAACTTATTTGTGGAATCGGCAGTGGCAAAACAGGTGGGGCTGCGTATCAGTGTCGTTCTGCTTGTGCGGATCGGCCTGGCTTTATTTTCAGCATGGATAATTCACCTCGTCTGGCAGGGGGGAGCAGAGCGGGCAAGCTACGGATTCGTTCCTGCAGGTCCTTCGGAAGTGGAAGGCTTAATGCCGATCGTGCTATATGGAATCGAAAGTGCTGTAATCGGTATTCTGCAGCTGGCGGCGATTGTCATCCCTATTATGATTTTCGTCCAGGTTATGAAAGACATGAAATGGCTGCCGGTATTTTCCCGCTGGATGACGCCGTTTACGAAGGTGCTTGGCGTCCGGTCCAACACATCGACGACGCTCGCGGCCGGACTATTGTTCGGTCTTGCCTACGGAGCAGGAGTGATGATTCAGGCTGCCAGGGAAGACGGGGTTTCGAAGAAGGATTTGTATCTTGTGTTTATTTTCCTCGTGGCCTGCCATGCAGTTATTGAAGATACCCTTATTTTTGCCCCTCTCGGCATTCCACTGTGGCCTTTGCTGCTCGTCCGTCTTGTAACGGCCGTCCTGCTTACTGCAGCTGTAGCTTTTGTTTGGAACCGTGCAGAGAAAAAAACAGAGGATGAAAAAGAATATGAAGAAGCAGAAGCTGCTTCTGATAGATAA